One Acetobacter oryzoeni genomic window, GATTGGGAACTGGTTGTGGCTGGCCAGCGCGTGCAGATTATCAAGAAAGACGCCAAAAAAGGCGGTGTTCTGCAATTTGGTACGGAAGTTATTTCCAGCGCAGATGGATCTGTGGCTGCACTTCTGGGAGCTTCTCCGGGTGCATCAACTGCCGCCCCAATTATGCTGACAGTTCTGAAAAAGTGCTTTGCCAGCAAGCTGCCTGAGTGGGAAGAAAAGCTGAAGCAGATTATCCCATCCTATGGCCAGAAACTGGCAGATAATCCGGCACTCTGTGCGCAGCTATTTGATAAAACCACCAATGTTCTGGGGCTGAAAGAAGCCTGATACTGCATAGAGCCTGCCTGTTATTGCGGCAGGCTCTTATTGCGTTTTATTAGATAAAGGTAACCGGGCTATTGGTGTCGGATATGCTCATATCCGCCCGGTTCCACCAGCAATTTTCTGGCGGTCGTGGGGCAGGGATAAACTCTGCCGGATTGCCGGAAAAAGAGACTGTGTTGGTGGGTGTTTCCTGAATGCTCAGCTCAGAACACCATAGCAGGCCGCCTTCTGCTGCCAGAAAGGCGTTGATCTTGGCCATAAGCAGGCAGACCATCAATTCTGTGGTGGGGTCTCCCGGCGTAATGACAATACGGGCCGCGCGGGCTGGCTCGTTGGTTTGAAACCACGCCAGCAATGGATCATCCTCTGCAAGTTGTAGGGCATGATCCAGCTTTTCATCTACAAATCGATGCCATGTGCTTTTGGCTTTCTGGAAGGAAACCGGCATGTTGCCTTTGCCATCCAGCGGCGCAAAAGCTGTGGGTTTCAGGCGTACGGTTACAAACTCGTTATGGCCGTGGGGCAGGGCGCAGCTTTCACTCGCACCATGAATAAGCCGATGGCCCATGGAAAAACGGCGGGTAAAAACAAGATCAGGCATGTGTCTGTGTGCCTTTTTTGTGGGCTGCGTAGTCATCCCACCCAGATTTGCGCAGTTGGCAGGCGGGGCAGGTGCCGCACCCATGCCCCCATGCGTGCAATGTGCCGCGCTCTCCCAAATAACAGGTGTGGCTTTCTTTGTTGATCAGCTCAACAAGCGGTTGCCCGCCAAGCTCTTCCGCCAGTTCCCATGTCTCGGCTTTATCCAGCCACATCAAGGGGGTGTGCAGAACGTAGCGGGATTCCATGCCAAGGTTGAGCGCAACCTGTAGGGCCTTGATGGTGTCATCCCGGCAATCCGGGTAGCCCGAATAATCAGTTTCGCACACGCCGGTAACAATGTGCTTAATGCCACGCCGTGCCGCCAGAGCAGCCGCAAAAGTGAGAAAAATCAGATTTCGGCCCGGCACAAATGTATTAGGCAGGCCGTTTTCTGCCATGCTGATTTCAGCATCTCGCGTTAAGGATGTTTCAGAAACCTCGCCCAGCGCGTGCAAGGGCAGGGTGTGGTCTTCTCCCAAACGCTCAGCCCAGACGGGATTCTGATGCGCAAGCCCTTGGC contains:
- a CDS encoding 6-pyruvoyl trahydropterin synthase family protein yields the protein MPDLVFTRRFSMGHRLIHGASESCALPHGHNEFVTVRLKPTAFAPLDGKGNMPVSFQKAKSTWHRFVDEKLDHALQLAEDDPLLAWFQTNEPARAARIVITPGDPTTELMVCLLMAKINAFLAAEGGLLWCSELSIQETPTNTVSFSGNPAEFIPAPRPPENCWWNRADMSISDTNSPVTFI
- the queC gene encoding 7-cyano-7-deazaguanine synthase QueC codes for the protein MPLPARDKQESALVLFSGGQDSATCLAWALERYGRVETLGFDYGQRHAVELECRASIRQGLAHQNPVWAERLGEDHTLPLHALGEVSETSLTRDAEISMAENGLPNTFVPGRNLIFLTFAAALAARRGIKHIVTGVCETDYSGYPDCRDDTIKALQVALNLGMESRYVLHTPLMWLDKAETWELAEELGGQPLVELINKESHTCYLGERGTLHAWGHGCGTCPACQLRKSGWDDYAAHKKGTQTHA